A window of Modestobacter versicolor contains these coding sequences:
- a CDS encoding WS/DGAT/MGAT family O-acyltransferase, with product MREVTLVERLTALDASFLYLEEPGTPMHVGGVIVLDACPDGGGLDHEALIELVRTRLPLVPRYRQRIVEVPGHLANPAWVDDPDFDISYHVRRSALPRPGTAEQLLDLVARLTARPLDRSRPLWEMYLVEGLAGDRSAVVTKTHPALVDGLGAIDIGQVILDPEQDAVRPVPSAAEQWRPRRPPGSAALVWEAVEDYLQRPSAVLDTARTAVGDLRATAARWAGVAGGLVAAVARTAVSPAPVSPLNAPIGRQRRVAVARASLDDLRTVRKELGGTVNDVLLTSVTGALREWLLSRGEPVVGSTSVRALVPVSVRGEDESAVNEVRSFLVDLPVGEPNPRVRLARISFAMRGLAPSSQSVGADTLSALSGFAPPTLHALGARAASGLSRRLFNLVVTNVPGPQVPLYAGGARVVEVFPVVPLVRGQGLAIGLTSYDGTVYFGLNADRDSISDVDALADLIEQEVAYLVELAS from the coding sequence GTGAGGGAGGTCACGTTGGTCGAGCGGCTCACCGCACTGGACGCCTCGTTCCTGTACCTGGAGGAACCGGGCACGCCGATGCACGTCGGCGGGGTCATCGTGCTGGACGCGTGCCCGGACGGCGGGGGCCTGGACCACGAGGCGCTGATCGAGCTGGTGCGCACCCGGCTCCCGCTGGTGCCCCGCTACCGCCAGCGGATCGTCGAGGTGCCCGGGCACCTGGCCAACCCGGCCTGGGTGGACGACCCGGACTTCGACATCAGCTACCACGTGCGGCGGTCGGCGCTGCCCCGTCCGGGCACCGCGGAGCAGCTGCTCGACCTCGTCGCGCGGCTGACCGCCCGCCCGCTGGACCGCAGCCGGCCGCTGTGGGAGATGTACCTGGTCGAGGGCCTGGCCGGCGACCGCTCGGCGGTGGTGACCAAGACCCACCCCGCGCTGGTCGACGGGCTGGGCGCCATCGACATCGGCCAGGTGATCCTCGACCCCGAGCAGGACGCCGTCCGGCCGGTCCCGTCGGCAGCGGAGCAGTGGCGGCCACGTCGGCCCCCGGGGTCGGCCGCGCTGGTCTGGGAGGCGGTCGAGGACTACCTGCAGCGCCCGTCGGCCGTGCTGGACACGGCGCGGACCGCGGTCGGCGACCTGCGTGCCACGGCCGCCCGCTGGGCCGGGGTGGCCGGCGGTCTGGTCGCGGCGGTCGCCCGGACGGCGGTGTCGCCCGCCCCGGTCAGCCCGCTCAACGCCCCGATCGGCCGGCAGCGCCGGGTGGCGGTGGCCCGGGCCTCCCTGGACGACCTGCGGACGGTCCGCAAGGAGCTCGGCGGGACGGTCAACGACGTCCTGCTCACCTCGGTGACCGGCGCACTGCGGGAGTGGCTGCTGTCCCGGGGCGAGCCGGTCGTGGGCAGCACCTCGGTGCGGGCCCTGGTGCCGGTGTCGGTGCGCGGCGAGGACGAGTCGGCCGTCAACGAGGTCCGCTCCTTCCTGGTCGACCTGCCGGTGGGGGAGCCCAACCCCCGGGTGCGGCTGGCCCGGATCAGCTTCGCGATGCGCGGGCTGGCCCCCAGCAGCCAGTCGGTGGGCGCCGACACGCTCAGCGCGCTGTCCGGCTTCGCCCCGCCCACGCTGCACGCGCTCGGGGCCCGGGCGGCCAGCGGGTTGTCCCGGCGGCTGTTCAACCTGGTGGTGACCAACGTGCCCGGGCCGCAGGTGCCGCTGTACGCCGGAGGAGCGCGGGTGGTGGAGGTCTTCCCGGTGGTGCCGCTGGTGCGCGGCCAGGGGCTGGCCATCGGGCTCACCAGCTACGACGGGACCGTCTACTTCGGGCTCAACGCCGACCGGGACAGCATCAGCGACGTCGACGCGCTCGCCGACCTCATCGAGCAGGAGGTCGCGTACCTGGTCGAGCTCGCCTCCTGA
- a CDS encoding AAA family ATPase, with translation MALQVFTAVTGAAWESELVGALDREDHGVTVVRRCVDVADLLAAAGTGTGQAALLSAELRRLDGAAVARLTAAGVAVVGLVEPGDTRAAERLRQLGVVRVLPADSPPEEIARALRDAVSGVPPVGHDVADPRAALPVLGLPPEAGARPAGPGRVVAVWGPTGAPGRTTVAVGLADEAARLEVPALLVDADVYGGVVAQVLGLLDESPGVAAATRQAAAGTLDLAGLARLAWALSPHLRVLTGLARADRWPELRPQAVAVVLEEARRLASLTVVDCAFSLEEDEELSFDTAAPRRNGATLTVLEAADEVLCVSGADPVALQRTVRALAELREVLPGVEPVVVVNQVRRGPVPGDARQEIATALSRFAGREVRAFLPADRKATDAALASGRTLAEVAPHSPLRAGLRALAAELSGVPGPAARRGRRRR, from the coding sequence ATGGCGCTGCAGGTCTTCACCGCGGTCACCGGCGCGGCCTGGGAGTCCGAGCTCGTCGGTGCCCTGGACCGCGAGGACCACGGGGTCACCGTGGTGCGCCGCTGCGTCGACGTCGCCGACCTGCTGGCCGCGGCCGGCACCGGGACGGGGCAGGCTGCGCTGCTCTCCGCCGAGCTGCGCCGGCTCGACGGGGCCGCGGTCGCGCGGCTGACCGCGGCCGGGGTCGCCGTCGTGGGGCTGGTGGAACCGGGCGACACGAGAGCGGCGGAGCGGCTGCGCCAGCTGGGTGTGGTGCGGGTGCTCCCGGCGGACTCCCCGCCCGAGGAGATCGCCCGCGCGCTGCGGGACGCGGTGTCCGGGGTGCCGCCGGTCGGGCACGACGTGGCCGATCCCCGTGCGGCGCTCCCGGTGCTCGGGCTGCCCCCGGAGGCGGGCGCCCGGCCGGCCGGTCCGGGGCGGGTGGTCGCGGTGTGGGGGCCCACCGGCGCGCCGGGCCGGACCACCGTCGCCGTCGGGCTGGCCGACGAGGCGGCCCGGCTGGAGGTGCCCGCGCTGCTGGTGGACGCCGACGTCTACGGCGGGGTCGTGGCGCAGGTGCTGGGCCTGCTCGACGAGTCGCCGGGCGTGGCCGCGGCCACGCGGCAGGCGGCTGCGGGCACGCTGGACCTCGCGGGCCTGGCCCGGCTTGCGTGGGCGCTGAGCCCGCACCTGCGGGTGCTGACCGGGCTCGCCCGCGCCGACCGCTGGCCCGAGCTGCGGCCGCAGGCGGTGGCCGTCGTGCTCGAGGAGGCCCGCCGGCTGGCGTCGCTGACCGTCGTGGACTGCGCGTTCTCCCTCGAGGAGGACGAGGAGCTGTCGTTCGACACCGCCGCGCCCCGGCGCAACGGGGCGACGCTGACGGTGCTCGAGGCCGCCGACGAGGTGCTGTGCGTCAGTGGCGCCGACCCGGTGGCGCTGCAGCGCACCGTCCGAGCTCTGGCGGAGCTGCGCGAGGTGCTGCCGGGGGTGGAGCCGGTCGTCGTGGTGAACCAGGTGCGGCGCGGGCCGGTGCCCGGCGACGCCCGGCAGGAGATCGCCACGGCGCTGAGCCGGTTCGCCGGCCGCGAGGTGCGGGCGTTCCTGCCGGCCGACCGGAAGGCGACCGACGCGGCGCTGGCGTCCGGGCGGACGCTCGCCGAGGTGGCCCCGCACTCACCGCTGCGCGCCGGCCTGCGGGCGCTCGCCGCGGAGCTCAGCGGGGTCCCCGGCCCGGCTGCCCGGCGAGGTCGCCGGCGTCGCTGA
- a CDS encoding SAF domain-containing protein, producing MSATTAAPVAGRPEAPPGGPVPRRVRPPRWLDLRLVLGVLLVLASVLLGARVVTAADATVPVWSASGDLAAGTVLGEGDLVAVQVRLDDVAGQYLATSTQPEGRVLGRAVRAGELLPRSALEEATGLVQLALPVQAGYVPPSLARGQVVDVYAVADPAVGASAQTGGDVDLVVSAAPVQAVTGRGDGVLSSSTTTVQVVVAVAAEDAAGVLGAIGGRGLVVVVRDSVDADEDVTPAGTAPAGPTG from the coding sequence ATGAGCGCGACCACTGCGGCCCCGGTCGCCGGGCGCCCCGAGGCGCCGCCGGGCGGGCCGGTCCCGCGCCGGGTGCGGCCACCGCGCTGGCTCGACCTGCGGCTGGTCCTCGGCGTCCTGCTCGTGCTCGCCTCGGTGCTCCTGGGCGCACGCGTGGTCACCGCCGCGGACGCGACGGTCCCGGTCTGGTCGGCGTCCGGCGACCTCGCCGCGGGCACGGTGCTCGGCGAGGGCGACCTGGTGGCCGTGCAGGTGCGGCTGGACGACGTCGCCGGCCAGTACCTGGCGACGAGCACGCAGCCCGAGGGGCGCGTCCTCGGCCGGGCGGTGCGCGCCGGCGAGCTGCTGCCGCGCTCGGCGCTGGAGGAGGCGACCGGCCTGGTGCAGCTCGCGCTGCCGGTGCAGGCCGGCTACGTCCCGCCGAGCCTGGCCCGCGGGCAGGTGGTCGACGTGTACGCCGTCGCCGACCCGGCGGTGGGGGCGAGCGCGCAGACCGGTGGGGACGTCGACCTGGTGGTGTCCGCGGCCCCCGTGCAGGCGGTCACCGGTCGCGGTGACGGCGTGCTCTCCTCGTCGACGACGACCGTGCAGGTCGTGGTGGCCGTCGCGGCGGAGGACGCGGCCGGTGTGCTCGGTGCCATCGGTGGCCGCGGTCTGGTCGTCGTCGTGCGCGACTCCGTGGACGCCGACGAGGACGTGACCCCGGCCGGCACGGCACCGGCGGGGCCCACCGGCTGA
- a CDS encoding helix-turn-helix domain-containing protein yields MATQRFLTLDDVAEILNVSWSQAYALVRRKELIAIQIGGRGQWRVEKDELERFIQQKYAEARATTGADEPVPDDAEVDSPS; encoded by the coding sequence ATGGCCACCCAGCGCTTCCTGACCCTCGACGACGTCGCGGAGATCCTCAACGTCTCCTGGTCGCAGGCCTACGCGCTGGTGCGCCGCAAGGAGCTGATCGCCATCCAGATCGGCGGCCGGGGCCAGTGGCGGGTGGAGAAGGACGAGCTGGAGCGCTTCATCCAGCAGAAGTACGCCGAGGCCCGCGCGACCACCGGCGCCGACGAGCCGGTGCCCGACGACGCCGAGGTCGACTCCCCCAGCTGA
- a CDS encoding LysM peptidoglycan-binding domain-containing protein — protein MSLRRWAGTTVVMSAVAWLLWALGPALPELRAAATDPQGLVDRAGADALLLVVVPVLAWLCWAWGALGLLLTVASTAPGWGGRLAGLLLGAVLPAGARRAAALALGLGLAAAAPSLLPPPGPPVVATVTAAAGGELGEPAPALPVDWPSPASADAVPDWPGVPDWPGPAPGDHVVVRGDCLWDIAAAWLHRTGPAAPVGDADVHRAVQAWWQANADVIGPDPDLLLPGQVLRPPG, from the coding sequence ATGTCGCTGCGACGCTGGGCCGGGACGACGGTCGTGATGTCCGCCGTGGCCTGGCTGCTCTGGGCGCTGGGTCCCGCGCTGCCCGAGCTGCGGGCGGCGGCGACCGACCCGCAGGGGCTGGTCGACCGGGCGGGCGCCGACGCCCTGCTGCTCGTCGTCGTCCCGGTCCTGGCCTGGCTGTGCTGGGCCTGGGGCGCGCTGGGCCTGCTGCTCACGGTGGCCTCGACGGCACCCGGGTGGGGCGGGCGGCTGGCCGGCCTGCTGCTCGGCGCGGTGCTGCCGGCCGGGGCCCGCCGGGCCGCCGCCCTGGCGCTCGGCCTGGGGCTGGCGGCAGCCGCACCGTCCCTGCTGCCGCCGCCCGGCCCGCCGGTGGTCGCCACGGTGACCGCCGCTGCCGGCGGAGAGCTCGGGGAGCCCGCACCAGCGCTCCCCGTCGACTGGCCGAGCCCCGCGTCCGCGGACGCGGTGCCGGACTGGCCGGGCGTCCCGGACTGGCCCGGGCCGGCACCCGGGGACCACGTCGTCGTGCGCGGCGACTGCCTCTGGGACATCGCCGCCGCGTGGCTGCACCGGACCGGGCCGGCCGCGCCGGTCGGCGACGCCGACGTCCACCGGGCCGTGCAGGCGTGGTGGCAGGCCAACGCCGACGTCATCGGGCCCGACCCCGACCTCCTGCTGCCCGGTCAGGTGCTCCGGCCACCCGGCTGA
- a CDS encoding Rv3235 family protein, with translation MTTSTHPALAPSAPAPAPPRPRLHLVVVPTPGPPLADEREAVRLLVPGRRTRRPVPPPGPRPRRDLPVAAGDAADFGPTWSRRAELPDPQAVGRRLVTVTLEAFAGRRPVGQLQPLVSPALFTALSERRRPGWCTTGTAPLLISSVRVCEPVDGVAEVSAVARRGGRAHAVAARLEGIDGRWRCTALQIG, from the coding sequence ATGACCACGTCCACCCACCCCGCGCTCGCACCGTCGGCGCCGGCACCTGCGCCACCGCGTCCGCGGTTGCACCTGGTCGTCGTCCCGACCCCGGGGCCGCCGCTGGCGGACGAGCGCGAGGCCGTGCGCCTGCTGGTGCCCGGGCGGCGCACCCGTCGCCCGGTGCCGCCTCCGGGCCCGCGCCCCCGCCGCGACCTGCCGGTCGCCGCCGGGGACGCCGCCGACTTCGGGCCGACCTGGTCCCGGCGCGCCGAGCTGCCCGACCCGCAGGCGGTGGGACGGCGGCTGGTCACCGTGACGCTGGAGGCCTTCGCCGGGCGCCGGCCGGTCGGCCAGTTGCAGCCGCTGGTCAGCCCGGCGCTGTTCACGGCGCTCAGCGAGCGTCGTCGCCCGGGCTGGTGCACCACCGGCACCGCTCCGCTGCTGATCAGCTCGGTGCGGGTGTGCGAGCCGGTGGACGGCGTCGCCGAGGTCAGCGCGGTGGCGCGTCGCGGTGGCCGAGCCCACGCCGTCGCCGCGCGGCTGGAGGGCATCGACGGCCGCTGGAGGTGCACCGCCCTGCAGATCGGCTGA
- the secA gene encoding preprotein translocase subunit SecA, protein MVFNKILRAGEGKIVRRLSKIAEAVEALEPDVTDLTDAELRAKTDEFKARYGDGESLDLLLPEAFAVVREAATRTLGQRHYRVQIMGGAALHLGNIAEMKTGEGKTLTGVLPAYLNALSGDGVHVVTTNDYLAQRDAEWMGRVQRFLGLSIGTIVSGQQPAVRREQYAADITHGTNNEFGFDYLRDNMAWSKNDLVQRGHAFAIVDEVDSILIDEARTPLIISGPAETSAKWYGEFARIAPLLKRDRHYEVEESKRTVAITEEGVEFVEDQLGIDNLYEAVNTPLIGYLNNALKAKELFKKDQQYIVSNGEVLIVDEFTGRVLAGRRYNEGMHQAIEAKEKVQIKDENQTLATITLQNYFRLYEKLSGMTGTAQTEAAELSQTYSLGVVPIPTNRPMVREDRADVIYKTEKAKFDAVVEDIAERHEAGQPVLVGTASVEKSEVLSKYLLKRGIPHEVLNAKNHAREAAIIAMAGRLGGVTVATNMAGRGTDIQLGGNAEFIADEQLRAKGLSPAETPEEYEAAWDDALAAAKQQVKAEHDQVTEAGGLYVLGTERHESRRIDNQLRGRSGRQGDPGESRFYLSLGDDLMRRFNGPMLESMMTTLRVPDDQPIESKMVSRAIRSAQTQVEQQNFEIRKDVLKYDEVLNRQRTVIYDERRKVLDGEDLHVQVQGMVDDVVSAYVNGATETGYAEDWDLDQLWTGLKALYPVGLDQQEMLDRVADGDQSALTADVLKEELLADVHAAYETREETLGAEVMRELERRVLLSVLDRKWREHLYEMDYLRAGIHLRAMANRDPVVEYQREGYDMFNAMLDGIKEESVGFLFNLEVKTKEQQAAEAAEKQAAAEAEALARAQAGTEAVLARQAAAQAAQAAAAAPAVTPEVSPPAAPASNGNGSAAPAAAPAAAPASTGNGTTGSARRTRKATPAAATAAAPAEAPASTGTGTGPELAVKGLEAPKPAALTYSAPSLDASAKDGGRAKAAKSATITGTKETPRNAPCPCGSGKKYKQCHGAAGA, encoded by the coding sequence GTGGTGTTCAACAAGATCCTGCGTGCCGGCGAGGGCAAGATCGTCCGACGGCTGTCCAAGATCGCCGAAGCGGTCGAGGCCCTCGAGCCCGACGTGACCGATCTGACCGACGCCGAGCTGCGCGCGAAGACCGACGAGTTCAAGGCGCGGTACGGCGACGGGGAGTCCCTCGACCTGCTGCTGCCCGAGGCGTTCGCCGTGGTCCGCGAGGCGGCCACCCGCACCCTGGGCCAGCGGCACTACCGCGTGCAGATCATGGGTGGCGCGGCGCTGCACCTCGGCAACATCGCCGAGATGAAGACCGGTGAGGGCAAGACCCTGACCGGTGTGCTGCCGGCCTACCTCAACGCGCTGTCCGGCGACGGCGTGCACGTGGTCACCACCAACGACTACCTCGCCCAGCGCGACGCCGAGTGGATGGGCCGGGTGCAGCGCTTCCTGGGGCTGTCGATCGGCACGATCGTCTCCGGCCAGCAGCCCGCCGTCCGGCGCGAGCAGTACGCCGCCGACATCACCCACGGCACGAACAACGAGTTCGGCTTCGACTACCTGCGCGACAACATGGCGTGGAGCAAGAACGACCTGGTGCAGCGCGGGCACGCGTTCGCCATCGTCGACGAGGTCGACTCGATCCTCATCGACGAGGCCCGCACCCCGCTGATCATCAGCGGCCCGGCCGAGACCAGCGCCAAGTGGTACGGCGAGTTCGCCCGGATCGCCCCGCTGCTCAAGCGCGACCGGCACTACGAGGTCGAGGAGTCCAAGCGCACGGTCGCGATCACCGAGGAGGGCGTCGAGTTCGTCGAGGACCAGCTCGGCATCGACAACCTCTACGAGGCGGTCAACACCCCGCTGATCGGCTACCTGAACAACGCCCTCAAGGCCAAGGAGCTGTTCAAGAAGGACCAGCAGTACATCGTCAGCAACGGCGAGGTGCTCATCGTCGACGAGTTCACCGGCCGCGTGCTGGCCGGGCGCCGCTACAACGAGGGCATGCACCAGGCCATCGAGGCCAAGGAGAAGGTGCAGATCAAGGACGAGAACCAGACCCTCGCCACGATCACCCTGCAGAACTACTTCCGGCTCTACGAGAAGCTGTCGGGGATGACCGGTACGGCCCAGACCGAGGCCGCCGAGCTCTCCCAGACCTACTCCCTCGGCGTCGTCCCGATCCCGACGAACCGGCCGATGGTCCGCGAGGACCGCGCCGACGTCATCTACAAGACGGAGAAGGCGAAGTTCGACGCCGTCGTCGAGGACATCGCCGAGCGGCACGAGGCCGGGCAGCCGGTGCTGGTGGGCACCGCGAGCGTCGAGAAGTCCGAGGTGCTGAGCAAGTACCTGCTCAAGCGCGGCATCCCGCACGAGGTGCTGAACGCCAAGAACCACGCCCGTGAGGCCGCGATCATCGCGATGGCCGGGCGGCTGGGCGGCGTCACGGTGGCGACCAACATGGCCGGCCGCGGTACCGACATCCAGCTCGGTGGCAACGCGGAGTTCATCGCCGACGAGCAGCTGCGGGCCAAGGGCCTCTCGCCGGCGGAGACGCCGGAGGAGTACGAGGCGGCCTGGGACGACGCGCTGGCCGCGGCCAAGCAGCAGGTCAAGGCCGAGCACGACCAGGTGACCGAGGCCGGGGGCCTGTACGTGCTGGGCACCGAGCGGCACGAGAGCCGGCGCATCGACAACCAGCTCCGCGGTCGCTCCGGCCGGCAGGGCGACCCGGGTGAGTCGCGCTTCTACCTGTCGCTGGGCGACGACCTGATGCGCCGCTTCAACGGCCCGATGCTCGAGTCGATGATGACCACCCTGCGGGTGCCCGACGACCAGCCGATCGAGTCCAAGATGGTCAGCCGGGCGATCCGCTCGGCGCAGACCCAGGTCGAGCAGCAGAACTTCGAGATCCGCAAGGACGTCCTGAAGTACGACGAGGTGCTCAACCGGCAGCGCACCGTCATCTACGACGAGCGCCGCAAGGTGCTCGACGGCGAGGACCTGCACGTGCAGGTCCAGGGCATGGTGGACGACGTCGTCAGCGCCTACGTCAACGGCGCGACCGAGACCGGGTACGCCGAGGACTGGGACCTCGACCAGCTGTGGACCGGGCTCAAGGCGCTCTACCCGGTGGGCCTGGACCAGCAGGAGATGCTCGACCGGGTGGCCGACGGCGACCAGTCGGCGCTGACCGCGGACGTGCTCAAGGAGGAGCTGCTCGCCGACGTGCACGCCGCCTACGAGACCCGCGAGGAGACGCTGGGCGCCGAGGTCATGCGCGAGCTGGAGCGCCGGGTGCTGCTCAGCGTGCTCGACCGCAAGTGGCGCGAGCACCTCTACGAGATGGACTACCTGCGGGCCGGCATCCACCTGCGTGCGATGGCCAACCGCGACCCGGTCGTGGAGTACCAGCGCGAGGGCTACGACATGTTCAACGCGATGCTCGACGGCATCAAGGAGGAGTCCGTCGGCTTCCTGTTCAACCTCGAGGTGAAGACCAAGGAGCAGCAGGCCGCGGAGGCCGCCGAGAAGCAGGCCGCCGCCGAGGCCGAGGCGCTCGCCCGCGCCCAGGCCGGCACGGAGGCGGTGCTGGCCCGCCAGGCCGCGGCCCAGGCCGCCCAGGCGGCCGCCGCTGCTCCGGCGGTGACCCCGGAGGTCAGCCCGCCGGCTGCTCCGGCGTCCAACGGCAACGGGTCGGCTGCACCGGCTGCCGCTCCGGCTGCTGCGCCCGCGTCGACCGGCAACGGGACGACGGGCTCGGCCCGGCGCACCCGCAAGGCCACCCCGGCCGCCGCGACCGCCGCTGCCCCGGCGGAGGCGCCGGCGTCCACGGGCACCGGGACCGGGCCGGAGCTCGCGGTCAAGGGGCTGGAGGCACCCAAGCCGGCGGCGCTGACCTACAGCGCCCCGAGCCTGGACGCCTCGGCGAAGGACGGCGGCCGGGCGAAGGCGGCCAAGTCGGCGACCATCACCGGCACCAAGGAGACCCCGCGCAACGCCCCGTGCCCCTGCGGCTCGGGCAAGAAGTACAAGCAGTGCCACGGCGCCGCCGGCGCGTGA
- a CDS encoding PPOX class F420-dependent oxidoreductase, producing MSSPTAPVFGPGLVTFLTERHLATLTTLRADGSPHVVPVGVTFDAATGTARVITSGTSAKARHVRAGQSRVAVCQVDGKVWTTLEGTAVVRDDPASIADAEARYAVRYQEPRVNPARVVLEISVDRVLGNAERWRAPEQEAQ from the coding sequence GTGTCCTCCCCCACCGCACCCGTGTTCGGCCCCGGTCTGGTCACCTTCCTGACCGAGCGCCACCTGGCCACGCTGACCACCCTGCGCGCCGACGGCAGCCCGCACGTCGTCCCCGTGGGCGTCACGTTCGACGCCGCCACCGGCACCGCCCGGGTGATCACCTCCGGCACCTCGGCCAAGGCCCGGCACGTGCGGGCCGGGCAGTCGCGGGTCGCGGTCTGCCAGGTCGACGGCAAGGTGTGGACGACGCTGGAGGGCACCGCGGTGGTGCGCGACGACCCCGCCTCGATCGCCGACGCCGAGGCCCGCTACGCCGTCCGGTACCAGGAGCCGCGGGTCAACCCGGCCCGGGTCGTGCTGGAGATCTCGGTGGACCGGGTGCTGGGCAACGCGGAACGCTGGCGGGCCCCCGAGCAGGAGGCGCAGTGA
- a CDS encoding GNAT family N-acetyltransferase: MDLSGTDLTTEVVRTPRLVLRPFREDDVDAVHAACQSPDIARWISSIAVPYTRADAEAFVTGEAPAARREGTGLTVAIEADGVLVGASGVHRIGQHPLGPEVGYWIAPEARGSGYAAEAAHALAEWAIGLGAPRVYLVADVLNTGSQHVARKAGFTQEGVLRSYLHYRDGSRGDAALFSRIPGD; the protein is encoded by the coding sequence ATGGACCTGAGCGGCACCGACCTGACCACCGAGGTGGTGCGCACCCCGCGGCTGGTGCTGCGGCCCTTCCGCGAGGACGACGTCGACGCGGTGCACGCCGCCTGCCAGAGCCCGGACATCGCCCGCTGGATCTCCTCGATCGCGGTGCCCTACACCCGGGCGGACGCCGAGGCGTTCGTCACCGGGGAGGCACCCGCCGCGCGCCGGGAGGGCACCGGCCTGACCGTGGCGATCGAGGCCGACGGCGTGCTGGTCGGCGCGAGCGGGGTGCACCGGATCGGCCAGCACCCGCTGGGCCCGGAGGTCGGCTACTGGATCGCGCCGGAGGCCCGCGGCTCCGGCTACGCGGCCGAGGCGGCGCACGCGCTGGCGGAGTGGGCGATCGGGCTGGGCGCCCCGCGGGTCTACCTGGTGGCCGACGTGCTGAACACCGGCTCGCAGCACGTGGCCCGCAAGGCCGGCTTCACCCAGGAGGGCGTGCTGCGCTCCTACCTGCACTACCGGGACGGCAGCCGCGGGGACGCGGCGCTGTTCTCGCGCATCCCCGGCGACTGA
- the hpf gene encoding ribosome hibernation-promoting factor, HPF/YfiA family translates to MEIVVRGRNVEVPEHFRTHVEDKVGQLERFDGKVIRIDVELLHEKNPRQAANCQRVEITLRGKGPVARAEACAPDFYAALELAAGKLENRMRRANDRRRVHHGRRTPPSVRVDAVPVDAVAVDQPVGQLLTDDAPIGVSSAPEPALDGDTGATDAPLVTDLDEHLPGRIVREKVHPATPMHVDQALYEMELVGHDFFMFLCADTGQPSVVYRRHAFDYGLIRLGTPVDPGDGAASAAAIAMAGAAGERQPATV, encoded by the coding sequence ATGGAGATCGTGGTCCGAGGTCGGAACGTCGAGGTGCCCGAGCACTTCCGCACCCATGTGGAAGACAAGGTCGGCCAGCTCGAACGATTCGACGGCAAGGTCATCCGCATCGACGTCGAGCTCTTGCACGAGAAGAACCCCCGTCAGGCGGCCAACTGCCAGCGCGTGGAGATCACGCTGCGCGGCAAGGGCCCGGTGGCGCGCGCGGAGGCCTGCGCCCCCGACTTCTACGCCGCGCTGGAACTCGCGGCCGGGAAGCTGGAGAACCGGATGCGGCGGGCGAACGACCGCCGCCGCGTCCACCACGGCCGGCGGACGCCACCCAGCGTGCGCGTCGACGCCGTGCCGGTCGATGCGGTGGCGGTCGACCAGCCGGTCGGTCAGCTGCTCACCGACGACGCGCCGATCGGGGTCAGCAGCGCCCCGGAACCCGCGCTCGACGGTGACACCGGGGCCACCGACGCCCCGCTCGTCACCGACCTGGACGAGCACCTGCCCGGGCGGATCGTCCGCGAGAAGGTGCACCCGGCCACCCCGATGCACGTCGACCAGGCCCTCTACGAGATGGAGCTGGTCGGCCACGACTTCTTCATGTTCCTCTGCGCCGACACCGGCCAGCCGTCGGTCGTCTACCGACGGCACGCCTTCGACTACGGCCTGATCCGCCTCGGCACCCCGGTCGATCCCGGGGACGGGGCCGCCTCGGCCGCTGCCATCGCGATGGCCGGCGCCGCAGGGGAGCGACAGCCCGCGACCGTCTGA
- a CDS encoding ComF family protein, protein MRVLLAGGRALADLVLPRTCAGCAVPGAVLCRRCALLLTRPRLAQPRRHPPGFPPTVAAGGYAGPVRPAVLAFKEHGRAELAAPLGTALALAAAAVLTGAPPGAGPVLLVPVPSSAAAVRRRGRDHVRELAEAAAAELRAAGVPARTAQLLGRAPGRRVRDSAGLDAAQRRANLAGRFRALPPRAGLPPGCRLVLVDDVVTSGATLTEAARALRDTPTRRADTPVLAAVVAATPRRARAAGTPVPAGAFTVRG, encoded by the coding sequence GTGCGGGTGCTGCTGGCCGGTGGCCGGGCGCTGGCCGACCTGGTGCTGCCGCGCACCTGCGCCGGCTGCGCGGTGCCCGGCGCCGTCCTCTGCCGCCGCTGCGCGCTGCTGCTGACCCGGCCCCGGCTGGCCCAGCCGCGCCGGCACCCGCCGGGCTTCCCGCCGACGGTCGCCGCCGGCGGCTACGCCGGGCCGGTGCGCCCGGCGGTGCTGGCGTTCAAGGAGCACGGCCGGGCCGAGCTGGCCGCGCCGCTGGGGACGGCGCTGGCGCTGGCCGCCGCCGCGGTGCTCACCGGTGCGCCGCCCGGTGCCGGCCCGGTGCTGCTCGTTCCGGTGCCCAGCTCGGCCGCGGCGGTGCGGCGTCGCGGCCGGGACCACGTGCGCGAGCTCGCGGAGGCGGCGGCAGCCGAGCTGCGGGCCGCCGGCGTCCCCGCCCGGACGGCGCAGCTGCTGGGCCGGGCGCCCGGGCGCCGGGTCCGCGACTCGGCGGGGCTGGACGCCGCGCAGCGGCGGGCGAACCTGGCCGGCCGGTTCCGGGCGCTGCCCCCGCGGGCCGGGCTGCCGCCGGGGTGCCGGCTGGTGCTGGTCGACGACGTGGTCACCAGCGGGGCGACGCTGACCGAGGCGGCCCGGGCGCTGCGCGACACGCCGACCCGGCGGGCGGACACGCCGGTGCTGGCCGCGGTCGTCGCAGCGACCCCGCGACGGGCCCGGGCAGCGGGAACGCCCGTCCCAGCAGGGGCCTTCACGGTGCGTGGCTGA